In the Bacillus shivajii genome, one interval contains:
- a CDS encoding YheC/YheD family protein translates to MAAPSDTLDQNGHFGDIAIDFILDIDLHVWILEINKRYGYKSFSILEEPELFNEIIRNPFHYARALCGFSNEEVLEDDGIKNEIEKEEAVQKLMTVLNKINCMKSIESKDSPIKEHQSKGN, encoded by the coding sequence TTGGCAGCACCTTCTGATACTCTTGATCAAAATGGTCACTTTGGTGATATTGCAATTGACTTTATATTAGATATAGATTTACATGTTTGGATTTTAGAAATAAATAAAAGGTATGGCTATAAAAGTTTTTCTATACTTGAAGAACCCGAATTATTTAATGAAATCATCCGTAATCCCTTTCACTATGCAAGAGCTTTATGTGGCTTTAGCAATGAAGAAGTTTTAGAGGATGATGGAATTAAAAACGAAATTGAAAAGGAAGAAGCTGTACAAAAGCTAATGACGGTCTTAAACAAAATTAACTGTATGAAATCAATAGAAAGTAAAGATTCACCTATAAAGGAACACCAATCAAAGGGTAACTAG
- the serA gene encoding phosphoglycerate dehydrogenase — MTLYILISDPISDDGINTLLETEDVIVDKKIDLSKKELLNCIGKYDALLVRSQTEVDRELIAAGKNLKAIGRAGVGVDNVDLNAATEHGVVVVNAPMGNTISTAEHTMAMLMAASRKIPQSYESLTKNEWNRKAYVGVELYQKTLGIIGFGRIGNEVSKRAKGFQMNVIAYDPFLTEEKAEKLGITCGSIDDVLKQADFITIHTPLLKETKHLINQTAFEKMKKGVYILNCARGGLVDEEALYHAITTGKVAGAALDVFENEPVINHELLNLPEVIATPHLGASTFEAQENVAVDVSFDVLEMLRGKPAKNPVNMPSVSYEVIQKLEPYYTLAEKIGSFLSQIAKGAIREIAIEYSGELKEINTDLLNRITVKGMLKKHLGHQINDVNAFHLAEQKEIVINEKKTTLNKGFTNLMTITVKTNEEMRSISGTRIEGLGIEFVNVDDYRVDVVPTSHMIFIRHYDKPGMIGKVGSFLGECDINIATMQVGRKEPGGEAIMLLSVDKHLKHDFIDDLKHVANIIDVTPIEL; from the coding sequence ATGACTTTATATATTTTAATTAGTGACCCAATAAGTGACGATGGAATTAACACGTTATTAGAAACGGAAGATGTTATCGTAGATAAAAAGATCGACCTTTCAAAGAAAGAATTACTAAACTGTATTGGGAAGTACGATGCTCTTCTTGTTCGTAGTCAAACAGAAGTCGATCGTGAATTGATCGCAGCCGGTAAAAACCTTAAAGCAATTGGTAGAGCAGGAGTAGGGGTCGATAATGTCGATTTAAATGCGGCAACAGAACATGGTGTTGTTGTTGTAAACGCTCCTATGGGTAACACGATTTCTACCGCTGAACATACGATGGCAATGCTTATGGCAGCATCACGTAAAATTCCGCAATCATACGAATCATTAACGAAAAATGAATGGAACAGGAAAGCTTACGTCGGTGTTGAACTGTATCAAAAGACATTAGGGATAATCGGATTTGGTAGAATCGGAAATGAAGTTTCAAAGCGTGCAAAAGGTTTTCAGATGAATGTCATTGCCTATGATCCGTTTTTAACAGAGGAAAAAGCTGAAAAACTTGGAATAACATGTGGATCGATTGATGATGTATTAAAACAAGCAGACTTTATAACGATTCATACGCCATTATTAAAAGAAACGAAGCACCTTATTAATCAAACAGCCTTTGAAAAAATGAAAAAAGGTGTCTACATATTAAATTGTGCGCGAGGCGGATTAGTAGATGAAGAAGCCTTGTATCATGCGATTACGACTGGGAAGGTTGCGGGTGCCGCTTTAGACGTGTTTGAGAACGAACCAGTGATTAACCATGAACTATTAAATTTACCTGAAGTAATTGCAACACCACATTTAGGGGCAAGTACGTTCGAAGCGCAAGAAAATGTTGCAGTCGATGTAAGTTTTGATGTTTTAGAGATGCTCCGTGGAAAGCCTGCAAAAAACCCAGTCAATATGCCCTCCGTCTCTTATGAAGTGATCCAAAAGTTAGAGCCTTATTATACACTTGCCGAAAAAATCGGTTCATTCCTTAGTCAAATTGCTAAAGGAGCGATTCGAGAGATCGCTATTGAATATTCAGGGGAATTAAAAGAAATAAATACGGATTTGTTAAACCGAATAACAGTAAAAGGGATGTTAAAAAAACATCTAGGGCACCAAATCAATGATGTGAATGCCTTTCATCTTGCTGAGCAAAAAGAGATCGTCATTAATGAAAAGAAAACGACATTAAATAAAGGGTTCACGAACTTAATGACAATTACTGTTAAAACAAATGAAGAAATGAGAAGCATCTCTGGTACAAGAATTGAAGGGCTAGGCATCGAGTTTGTAAATGTTGATGATTATCGTGTCGATGTTGTTCCTACCAGTCATATGATATTTATTCGTCATTATGATAAACCAGGTATGATCGGTAAAGTAGGTAGCTTTTTAGGGGAATGCGACATTAATATTGCAACAATGCAAGTTGGCCGAAAAGAGCCAGGAGGAGAAGCGATTATGCTCCTTTCTGTTGACAAACATTTAAAACATGATTTCATTGATGATCTAAAACATGTAGCTAATATTATCGATGTAACGCCGATTGAGTTATAA
- a CDS encoding pyridoxal-phosphate-dependent aminotransferase family protein, whose product MLKDQDFLRVPGPTPIPPSVQRAMTKPMIGHRSSGFKEIFSNLVPRLKPIFGTEQEVLTIAGSGTSGLEAAVVNVVKPGDEVLVLVTGAFGDRFAKICEQYHIYVHRIDVPWGQAVPLEKVRECMEENHNIRAVFATFCETSTGVLNPIADIAKVIHESSEALFIVDGVSCIGAVKTEMDCWGVDLFITGSQKAMMLPTGLAFLAISERSWKVIELNDQPRFYLDLLKYRKSMNDHSTPFTPAVSLLYGLEQSLNLLEEEGLENVYKRHLLMKEMTRSACRALGLPLLTADGNASPTVTAVKPTLFSSDDLRNFLKKEFSLTLAGGQQSLKGEIFRVGHMGYCSPADVLQTISMLEVGLRASGVDVELGRGTAAAQDVYLKGEK is encoded by the coding sequence ATCAAGATTTTTTAAGGGTACCTGGTCCGACTCCGATTCCACCAAGTGTTCAACGAGCAATGACAAAACCGATGATCGGCCATCGAAGCTCCGGTTTTAAGGAGATATTTTCAAATCTCGTACCAAGGTTAAAACCTATTTTTGGAACAGAGCAAGAAGTTCTCACAATCGCAGGAAGTGGAACGTCTGGTCTTGAAGCAGCTGTGGTTAATGTAGTAAAGCCAGGAGATGAAGTACTGGTGTTAGTGACAGGGGCATTTGGCGACCGCTTCGCAAAAATTTGCGAACAGTACCACATATATGTTCATCGTATCGATGTTCCTTGGGGGCAAGCTGTTCCCTTGGAAAAGGTTCGTGAATGTATGGAGGAAAACCATAACATTCGTGCCGTATTTGCAACCTTTTGTGAGACATCAACAGGTGTACTTAATCCGATTGCAGATATCGCAAAGGTCATTCACGAATCATCAGAGGCTTTATTTATCGTAGATGGGGTATCGTGTATCGGTGCGGTGAAAACAGAGATGGATTGTTGGGGAGTTGACCTTTTTATTACAGGCTCTCAAAAAGCAATGATGCTTCCTACCGGCCTCGCTTTCCTTGCGATTAGCGAACGTTCTTGGAAAGTAATCGAATTGAATGATCAGCCGCGTTTTTACCTTGATCTTTTAAAGTATAGAAAAAGCATGAATGATCACTCTACTCCATTTACCCCTGCCGTTTCATTATTGTATGGGCTAGAACAGTCGTTAAACTTATTAGAGGAAGAAGGTCTTGAGAATGTATATAAAAGACATCTTCTTATGAAAGAAATGACAAGGTCCGCTTGTCGTGCGTTAGGATTACCGTTACTGACGGCAGACGGTAATGCATCACCAACAGTGACTGCTGTTAAGCCAACTTTATTTTCTTCAGACGATTTGCGTAACTTCTTAAAGAAAGAGTTCTCACTCACATTAGCTGGTGGACAACAATCGTTGAAAGGAGAAATATTTCGTGTTGGTCATATGGGCTATTGCTCACCTGCAGATGTATTACAAACGATTAGCATGCTAGAAGTTGGATTACGAGCATCAGGCGTAGATGTCGAATTAGGGAGAGGAACTGCAGCAGCTCAAGACGTTTATTTGAAAGGGGAAAAATAA